In the Prochlorococcus marinus str. MIT 9312 genome, CTCCTTTCAATAGGAAATGAGTGTCTTACAGAAATTTGAAAATTCTTCTCTTTCTCATTAATCTCATTCATCTTTGCTAAGAAATTTGGGCCATGTATCTCATTTTTTTTTAATATCCTATCTACCCATGCATGAATCATTTCATGACATAAAGTACTGTTTATTTCACTAGTCGACAATTTACTCAAAATAGGTTTCGATAAGATAATTTCAGAATCTACAACACCATTCATTCGTTTTCTTTTATAAAAACCAGCAGTAGTTTTTAATCTATTGTCACTCCATCTAACTTTTACTAAAGGTTGATTATTAACCGCTAAAGAATTTTCAAAATATTGGCTATTAAATCTATGAAATAAAGGTAAAAGAGGAATTACAGGCATTATGGATTAAAATTAATATTATTTTGACAAAAAAAGCCATCAAAAACGATTTCTTTTCTTAAAGTAATAAAAAACTCAAATCAACATGGATGCAACACTAGTAAAAGATATCGGAATTAAAGCTTTATTAGTTGGCGGAGCAGTACTAGTTTCTTTTTGGACTTTTAATGCAGTCAAATTAGTTATAAGCGCCAGGGGAATTAATCCATTAGTAAGAAAGTTTTTTGATCAAATAGCTGCTGGCAGAATTGATGCAGCTTATGGTTTAACTACAAAAACCTATAAAACCCATGTTAAGCGCCAAGACTTTCTTAAATTTTTAGCTAGTTTAAACCTCAATAAATACAGAAATTTAAAATCAGGAAGACCTAGAGTTCAAGAAGATCAAATCATAATAACTTTGAATTTAAAATCAGAAGACAAACAAGATGAGCTCCCATTAGATTTTACTTTCGCAAAAACTAACAATGATTGGAAAATAGACAGAATAGCTAAAGTGAATTAATAATTTCCTGTGAGGCAAAAAGAATTGTTTAAAGAAGAAATAATACATCAATTAGAATTACACCCAAGTAGATTAGATAAAGAAAAAATCATCTCAGAAGCAATGGAAAATGGTCTAGATGATTTTTTTGAAGGCATTCGTATGGCACTTGATCCATTGGTAACTTTTGGTGTAAAAATTGTTCCTGAGAAAGAGAATGAAAAAAGTCAAAGTTTTTTATGGAAAGATTTTAGAAAATTAGCAAATAAGCTTATTCAAAGAGAACTTACTGGTCACGCTGCGCGCGATGCAATTCTTGCGGCCATGGAATCTGCAACAAAAGAAGAGTGGAATGGATTTTATAGACGAGTTTTAATTAAAGATCTTAGATGTGGCGTATCTGAAAAAACAATCAACAAGATAGCAAAGAAATTTCCCGAATATTCTATTCCTATTTTTTCTTGTCCTTTAGCTCATGACAGTGCAAATCATGAAAAAAAAATGATAGGGAAAAAGCAAATTGAAATCAAATTAGATGGTGTGCGCGTCTTAACTATTATTAGACAAAATAAAGTAGAGATGTTTTCTCGTAATGGGAAACAATTCCATAATTTTGGTCATATTATCTCAGAAATAGAAAACGTCTTAAAAGAAGACCCAGCACCTTATGACTTAGTGCTAGATGGTGAAGTAATGAGCGCTAACTTTCAGGATTTAATGAAACAGGTACATAGAAAAGATGGCAAACAATCCAAAGACGCAGTTCTCCACCTATTTGACTTATGTCCCCTTGAAAACTTCCAAAAAGGAAGATGGAACACTAATCAAACAACAAGAAGTTTATTAGTAAAAGAATGGGTAGCAAAACATTCTATGCTTCTAAAACATATACAAACACTTGAATGGGAAAATGTAGATCTCGATACCATTGAGGGACAGAAAAGATTTGTAGAGCTTAATAAATCTGCAGTGGAAGGAGGATATGAAGGAGTAATGATTAAAGATCCTGATGCTATGTATGAATGTAAAAGAACACACAGTTGGTTAAAAGCAAAACCTTTCATTGAAGTCACTTTAAAAATTGTATCGGTTGAGGAAGGCACAGGTCGAAATAAAGGTCGACTCGGAGCAGTCCTCGTAGAAGGGGAAGATGATGGTTATGAATACAGTCTTAGTTGCGGCAGCGGATTTAGTGATATCCAACGTAAAGAATATTGGTCAAAACGTCATCAACTCATTGGTCAACTTGTAGAAATCAGAGCTGATGCTAAAACTAAATCCAAGGATGCGGTGGCTTTTAGTCTTAGGTTTCCTAGATTCAAGTGCTTTAGAGGATTTAAAGCTGGAGAAAAAGTTTAAATTTTAAAAAATAATATTCCACAAACTAGTCAATTAAAAATGTAGTTTTTAAGTCAAAAAACTTGAAATCTTAACTATAAAATATAAGAATAACTATCAGGACTTTTTGCGAGACTTATGACAAAGAAAACAGTTTTCAACTACATAAAAACACCTTGTGGACAGGCAAAGTATATCGAATTAGAAGCCAACAAAACTTTACTAGGTAAATTTAGACTTTTATGGTTTATCTTAATTGCATCTATTAGAGATTGGAATATTAAAGATTAAATTCTTAGGAGTTTTCAAAATATTCTCTGGAGTATTTAGCTAAGAAATATACAACTAAAAAAGTTGAAATAATTCCAATGATAGTCATATATAAATTATTTGGTGATTGCACATTTTTTAAATCCTGGAGACTTTTTGCCAAACCACCTATTGAGCAATAAAAAAAAGTTCCTGG is a window encoding:
- a CDS encoding RNA ligase family protein, which gives rise to MFKEEIIHQLELHPSRLDKEKIISEAMENGLDDFFEGIRMALDPLVTFGVKIVPEKENEKSQSFLWKDFRKLANKLIQRELTGHAARDAILAAMESATKEEWNGFYRRVLIKDLRCGVSEKTINKIAKKFPEYSIPIFSCPLAHDSANHEKKMIGKKQIEIKLDGVRVLTIIRQNKVEMFSRNGKQFHNFGHIISEIENVLKEDPAPYDLVLDGEVMSANFQDLMKQVHRKDGKQSKDAVLHLFDLCPLENFQKGRWNTNQTTRSLLVKEWVAKHSMLLKHIQTLEWENVDLDTIEGQKRFVELNKSAVEGGYEGVMIKDPDAMYECKRTHSWLKAKPFIEVTLKIVSVEEGTGRNKGRLGAVLVEGEDDGYEYSLSCGSGFSDIQRKEYWSKRHQLIGQLVEIRADAKTKSKDAVAFSLRFPRFKCFRGFKAGEKV
- a CDS encoding SprT family zinc-dependent metalloprotease, whose amino-acid sequence is MPVIPLLPLFHRFNSQYFENSLAVNNQPLVKVRWSDNRLKTTAGFYKRKRMNGVVDSEIILSKPILSKLSTSEINSTLCHEMIHAWVDRILKKNEIHGPNFLAKMNEINEKEKNFQISVRHSFPIERRELKYIGTCQNCGEKFFYRKRIKNIACKKCCLNFFNGSWNKNCLILFD